The Shewanella japonica genome has a window encoding:
- a CDS encoding ABC1 kinase family protein, whose protein sequence is MLTNVKQFMNHSARSRQILTVLVKYGLANWVKEGNPEFIKSVFVNESGQQLASLSIAVRLRLAFSELGTAFIKLGQILSTRADLVGQEIADELTKLQSDTPADNKQQIISTIEAEFGRSFDTLFQSFCFDALASASVGQVHKAVTVDGQDVVVKVQHAGIEDKIVADVEILKMLASLVEQYNKELRLYQPTKLIIEFTKSLMNELDYVKEARSMQRASAYFSDNSKVHIPHVYRDISGKHVLVMECLKGFSVADGDKLNAAEVDTRALAETGIKVYLDMIFDLGFFHADPHPGNIWVLESGQLGILDWGMTAKLTQAVQLRFQHLLVALADKDPAELTYHIIKLCQAQPKLDKVLLEKDVSDFVQDFLEVDINEVPLVAVLNEFIRIIHHHKLVIPTEVSMLLRVLIMLEGASKQLDSSISVGDAIRPYAIKMKLAQLSPQYMFKQTMASSNRWQRVINTLPEQIELLTQQINNGRFDINLNHRSLDTIINRLVYGVLSGAIFLGGCMVLSSGVPPLYEGVSIIGLGITAAGSLLVGRLLLAISRSGNLSKKR, encoded by the coding sequence ATGCTGACTAACGTTAAGCAATTCATGAATCATTCGGCGCGTTCGCGACAGATCCTCACTGTTTTGGTAAAGTATGGTTTAGCTAATTGGGTCAAAGAAGGTAATCCTGAGTTTATTAAAAGTGTATTTGTGAATGAGAGCGGTCAGCAACTTGCGTCACTTTCTATTGCAGTTCGTTTACGTCTAGCATTCAGTGAGTTAGGCACTGCTTTTATTAAACTTGGTCAAATACTCAGTACCCGTGCTGATCTGGTTGGTCAAGAGATTGCTGACGAGCTAACTAAGCTTCAATCTGATACGCCTGCCGATAATAAACAGCAGATCATTTCAACCATTGAAGCTGAGTTCGGTCGCTCATTCGATACTTTATTTCAATCCTTTTGTTTTGATGCATTAGCTTCTGCCTCGGTAGGTCAGGTGCATAAAGCAGTCACCGTGGATGGCCAAGACGTTGTCGTTAAAGTTCAGCACGCTGGTATTGAAGATAAAATTGTTGCAGACGTCGAAATTTTAAAAATGCTGGCGTCTTTGGTTGAGCAATACAATAAAGAACTCAGACTATATCAACCGACTAAGTTAATTATTGAGTTTACTAAATCACTAATGAATGAGCTCGACTACGTGAAAGAAGCTCGCAGTATGCAACGTGCTAGTGCTTACTTTAGTGATAATAGTAAAGTGCATATTCCACATGTTTATCGTGACATTTCAGGTAAACATGTTTTAGTCATGGAATGCTTAAAGGGGTTTAGCGTTGCCGATGGTGACAAACTAAATGCTGCTGAGGTAGATACTAGAGCTTTAGCTGAAACCGGGATCAAGGTGTATCTTGATATGATTTTTGATTTAGGTTTTTTTCACGCCGATCCGCATCCTGGAAATATTTGGGTATTGGAGTCTGGACAGTTAGGTATATTGGATTGGGGGATGACAGCAAAATTAACCCAAGCCGTTCAATTACGCTTTCAGCACTTATTAGTTGCCCTTGCCGATAAAGATCCCGCAGAGTTAACTTACCATATAATCAAATTGTGTCAGGCACAGCCTAAGCTAGATAAAGTCTTACTTGAAAAAGATGTTAGCGATTTTGTACAAGACTTTTTGGAAGTGGATATTAATGAAGTCCCTCTAGTTGCCGTATTAAATGAATTTATTCGAATTATTCACCATCATAAGCTAGTTATTCCTACAGAAGTTTCGATGCTCCTGAGGGTACTCATCATGCTTGAAGGAGCATCTAAGCAATTAGATAGCAGCATAAGTGTTGGTGACGCAATTCGTCCTTATGCGATTAAGATGAAACTTGCCCAGTTGTCGCCTCAATATATGTTCAAACAAACCATGGCGTCTTCTAATCGATGGCAACGTGTCATTAATACTTTGCCTGAACAAATCGAGTTATTAACTCAGCAAATTAATAATGGTCGGTTTGATATTAATTTGAATCATCGAAGTTTAGATACGATTATTAATCGCTTGGTTTATGGGGTATTAAGTGGTGCTATTTTTCTCGGTGGGTGTATGGTGTTAAGTAGTGGCGTACCGCCTTTGTATGAAGGCGTTTCTATTATAGGTTTGGGGATTACTGCCGCAGGCAGTTTACTGGTAGGGCGCTTATTACTTGCTATTAGCCGTTCGGGAAACTTATCAAAAAAGCGTTGA
- a CDS encoding WYL domain-containing protein produces the protein MDRLSYSQQQRLYFIDFRLMFVGSFTRAEVVQHFKLGLSAATRDINLYKELAVQNLHYDNADKRYFKTEKFIALFPHDGESVLKQLTSTQTDINNVFHGINLPFEAPSQLVVPDLNVLAVLTQATLNNITVDIEYISLSSGQSARTIVPHAIIDNGLRWHIRAYDCQSCEFRDFVITRITRASLSQQSTTREQSAQSDQQWIQEVSLELVPHPTNIKYPKAIELDYGMENGVLHLTIRSALTGYLLRRWNVDCSANATQQTAEHHLWLRNNNLLNSVTNLNLTSGFNLNTLTSAQGAK, from the coding sequence ATGGACAGACTCTCTTACTCGCAGCAGCAGAGACTATATTTTATTGATTTTAGGCTGATGTTTGTTGGTAGTTTTACACGAGCTGAAGTTGTCCAGCACTTTAAGCTCGGCTTATCTGCTGCAACTCGTGATATCAATCTTTATAAAGAATTAGCGGTGCAGAACCTTCACTATGACAACGCAGACAAGCGTTATTTCAAAACTGAAAAGTTCATAGCGTTATTCCCACATGATGGTGAAAGTGTTTTGAAACAGCTCACCAGCACGCAAACCGACATCAATAATGTCTTTCATGGCATAAATCTCCCTTTTGAAGCACCTAGCCAGCTAGTCGTCCCAGATTTAAATGTTCTAGCGGTTTTGACTCAAGCGACATTAAACAACATTACTGTAGATATCGAATATATTTCATTGAGTAGCGGTCAAAGCGCGCGAACGATTGTACCTCACGCCATCATAGACAATGGGCTTCGTTGGCACATTCGAGCTTATGATTGTCAATCCTGTGAGTTTCGTGACTTTGTAATTACAAGAATTACCAGAGCAAGCTTAAGCCAACAATCGACTACAAGAGAACAAAGTGCTCAGTCTGATCAACAATGGATACAAGAAGTGTCATTAGAATTAGTGCCTCATCCAACGAATATTAAATATCCAAAAGCTATAGAATTAGACTATGGCATGGAAAACGGGGTGCTTCACCTTACAATTCGTTCAGCATTGACAGGGTATCTACTGCGACGCTGGAATGTTGATTGTTCCGCAAATGCAACTCAACAAACTGCTGAGCACCACCTCTGGCTACGTAACAATAATCTGTTAAATAGCGTAACGAATTTGAATCTCACTTCAGGTTTCAATTTAAACACTCTTACTTCTGCACAAGGAGCTAAGTAA
- a CDS encoding DUF1819 family protein yields the protein MSDHKQYLGDLIGGSLMIRESQIIADLLLKEPTIEEWNEAIVEQNILQKPSAASAKRNASTIKKRLEGLSSDFLSKLAFSGTEEATQLIFAATLINSTLLADFMRNVVTDAKRMYRDSLNVDDWQHFWEERTRLYPALADMTQASVYKVSQVAFKVLADAGYIETTKSKRLMNVYLSPDVRQILITLNRDDIVRAMEP from the coding sequence ATGTCAGATCACAAACAATATTTAGGCGACCTAATTGGTGGTAGCTTAATGATTAGAGAAAGTCAGATTATCGCCGACTTACTTCTAAAAGAGCCGACCATAGAAGAATGGAATGAAGCAATAGTTGAGCAAAATATTCTTCAAAAGCCGTCTGCGGCCTCAGCTAAGCGCAATGCTTCAACCATAAAGAAACGCCTAGAAGGGCTAAGCAGTGATTTTCTTTCAAAACTCGCCTTCAGCGGGACTGAAGAAGCGACACAATTAATATTTGCAGCGACTTTAATCAACTCGACTTTACTCGCCGACTTTATGCGAAACGTCGTCACCGATGCTAAGCGCATGTATAGAGACTCACTTAACGTTGACGATTGGCAGCACTTTTGGGAAGAACGAACAAGACTATATCCTGCCTTAGCAGATATGACACAAGCTTCAGTTTATAAGGTATCTCAAGTAGCTTTTAAAGTCCTTGCTGACGCAGGTTATATAGAAACGACAAAAAGCAAACGTCTTATGAATGTATACCTATCACCTGACGTAAGACAAATACTCATTACTCTAAATCGTGATGATATTGTTAGAGCCATGGAGCCATAA
- a CDS encoding DUF1788 domain-containing protein, whose amino-acid sequence MQTLQQLQQRLSQVQDKLESDEFLTNKELGGEIGFYIFDYPPEHEVAVREHLSYLTKKLKSRSEAKGGRFASINLFEMVIELLKSRKLLERSYKMQFEKGDDALFKALKGPLEQNRFAEFIVEQADVKGCDFIMLHGLGSVWPIVRGHGLLNALHAKVGNVPTVMFYPGEYDGAALKPFGRIESNNYYRAFKLVP is encoded by the coding sequence ATGCAGACATTACAACAACTACAGCAACGTCTAAGCCAAGTGCAAGATAAATTAGAGAGCGATGAGTTTCTTACCAACAAAGAACTTGGCGGCGAAATTGGTTTCTACATTTTTGATTATCCCCCAGAGCATGAAGTGGCGGTTCGGGAGCACCTTAGCTATTTAACTAAAAAGCTAAAAAGCCGATCAGAAGCTAAAGGTGGGCGTTTTGCCAGTATCAACCTATTTGAAATGGTTATCGAATTACTTAAGTCTAGAAAGCTGCTTGAACGCTCATATAAGATGCAGTTTGAAAAAGGCGATGATGCGCTGTTTAAAGCATTAAAAGGACCGCTAGAGCAAAACCGTTTTGCAGAGTTTATTGTTGAGCAAGCAGACGTTAAAGGTTGTGATTTTATCATGTTACACGGTTTAGGAAGTGTTTGGCCTATTGTCCGAGGTCACGGTTTGCTGAATGCATTACATGCTAAGGTCGGTAATGTACCAACAGTCATGTTCTACCCAGGTGAATATGATGGTGCCGCACTTAAACCTTTTGGCAGGATAGAATCAAATAACTATTATCGTGCTTTTAAGCTTGTGCCATAA
- the brxC gene encoding BREX system P-loop protein BrxC, with product MQIKQLFKKDIARPINGVVKADQTENETVFVELDEYVVTNELKEHIENFFKFYMPSVHNPEKASISGKSGIWVSGFFGSGKSHFIKILSYLLQNIEASSNGLQRTAFDFFAEKLQQDAFLVGDIEKAIQKENKVILFNIDSRANTDDKEDAILKVFLKVFNEQLGYSGDHAHIAHLERDLDSRGHFESFKAAFNTISGENWLEQRDSFDFYRDDIAEALTQVTGQSIDSTRQWVEKLEENFPLDIANFCKWVKEYLDGNADRRLLFFVDEVGQFIGDNTQMMLKLQTITENLGTICGGKAWVIVTSQEDIDAVLGRMQGSKSQDFSKIQARFDRISLSSSNTNEVIEKRLLDKSDAAKAELTALYNEKGDIIRNQLSFEQSNSAELANYTSSENFVNSYPFIPYHYNLVQKIFTGISRAGASGQHMSKGERSLIDAFQIASNMYSDDNVGRLIPVYSFYKSIKKFLDTAVVRDINQAAEKSSINDFTVNVLQTLFMIRYVDEIKSTLDNLVTLCISEVDQDKRTLRLEIEQSLEVLERNLLIARQNDEYIFLTNEEKEIQKEIQNTEIEPSDKTGELSRIVFDEILRRNNNYRYPENKQDFPIARFCNGIPFDRNVESDVLLKLVSPIDASYNDYTTAACGNYSSDCILVKLNDQPRLFDELRTYIKTEKYIRKTSASGTEQEQLRREKANENMNRRKRLVIELEELIKQSEFYTLGSPFDAKGGSITVMLDGAYRYIIENTFGKLKLIKPFQGNIILETQQTLVAGDTAQFGLDLNGDEANPKAILEVEQHISLSDEHGYAVTAADIIKRFAKRPYGWNTDEIILILARLGLANKIIFQANQQDVPLKQAYEHLSKSQKRSNLRIRKIKQQSEANLKKAATLYKDLGFGTAPNNEKELFNLAVANSDSKLKIWLEKLKKFKSMSSTGSYPGTNEIDEGIELISSLAELKSSFQFVDQFIAASTSLCDFEEEYEALENFYETQFTVWQGLERALNITFAQNRSFLDKSADAKQAIDKLEAIYINPRPYREIRTIKPLIEQVIKIDKEFVEKQREYTINKLKLRITEVETLVKEAGATAEISNQALLPFQSAKKRVEKENTVAQIKHELSESREWFKEAETLVNNYIRLQKELARKAKEEAEKAAKGSTNNTTSTTSATGTDGTSYPTGATTPVKVAEPAPIKAKETKSIDAMQVYNEVCEATYMETVDDVEKYISALRGKLTELVESNHKVRIQ from the coding sequence ATGCAAATTAAACAGCTTTTCAAGAAAGACATAGCTCGCCCAATCAATGGTGTCGTCAAAGCAGATCAAACAGAAAATGAGACTGTTTTTGTTGAATTAGATGAATATGTCGTAACTAACGAGCTAAAAGAGCACATTGAAAACTTTTTTAAGTTTTATATGCCCTCTGTTCATAATCCTGAAAAAGCTTCTATCTCTGGTAAGTCAGGGATCTGGGTGTCAGGTTTCTTCGGAAGCGGTAAATCGCACTTCATCAAGATTTTGTCTTACTTATTACAAAATATTGAAGCAAGTAGCAATGGCCTTCAGCGCACTGCTTTTGACTTTTTTGCTGAAAAACTCCAACAAGATGCTTTCCTCGTTGGCGATATTGAAAAAGCGATCCAAAAAGAAAATAAAGTCATTCTGTTTAATATTGATAGCCGAGCCAACACTGACGATAAAGAAGATGCCATCTTAAAAGTGTTTCTAAAGGTCTTTAATGAACAGCTAGGTTATTCAGGTGATCACGCTCATATTGCCCACCTTGAACGAGATTTAGATAGTCGTGGTCACTTTGAATCTTTCAAAGCGGCTTTTAACACTATCTCAGGTGAGAACTGGCTAGAGCAACGTGACTCATTTGATTTCTACCGTGACGATATCGCCGAAGCCTTAACACAAGTCACAGGCCAATCCATAGACTCGACTCGTCAATGGGTAGAAAAACTGGAAGAGAACTTCCCTCTCGATATCGCTAACTTCTGTAAGTGGGTAAAAGAATACCTCGATGGTAACGCTGATCGTCGCTTATTATTCTTCGTCGATGAAGTAGGTCAATTCATTGGTGACAACACCCAAATGATGCTCAAACTGCAAACAATCACAGAAAACCTAGGCACAATCTGTGGCGGTAAAGCATGGGTCATTGTTACATCACAAGAAGATATTGATGCTGTTCTAGGGCGTATGCAAGGCTCTAAGAGTCAAGATTTCTCTAAAATTCAAGCACGATTTGATCGCATATCACTATCAAGCTCCAACACCAATGAAGTTATTGAAAAACGTCTACTCGATAAAAGCGATGCAGCAAAAGCAGAACTGACCGCCTTATATAACGAAAAAGGCGACATCATTCGCAACCAGTTAAGCTTTGAGCAGAGCAACAGTGCCGAGCTAGCTAATTACACAAGTAGCGAAAACTTTGTAAATAGTTATCCATTCATCCCCTACCACTATAACTTAGTGCAAAAAATCTTTACGGGGATCAGCCGTGCTGGGGCTTCCGGTCAACATATGAGTAAAGGCGAACGCTCACTTATTGATGCGTTCCAAATTGCGTCCAATATGTATTCAGACGATAACGTAGGGCGTCTTATTCCCGTTTATAGCTTCTATAAATCAATTAAAAAGTTTCTAGATACCGCAGTAGTACGTGACATAAACCAAGCGGCAGAAAAGTCGTCAATCAATGATTTTACAGTCAATGTATTACAAACTCTGTTTATGATCCGTTATGTCGACGAAATCAAATCGACACTTGATAACCTTGTTACCCTGTGTATCAGTGAAGTGGATCAAGATAAGCGCACGTTGCGTTTAGAGATTGAACAAAGTTTAGAAGTGCTAGAGCGAAACCTGCTTATTGCCAGACAAAACGATGAATATATCTTCTTAACCAACGAAGAGAAAGAGATTCAAAAAGAGATCCAAAATACCGAGATCGAGCCTTCTGATAAAACAGGAGAGCTGAGCCGTATCGTATTTGATGAAATTTTACGTCGAAATAATAACTATCGTTACCCTGAGAACAAGCAGGACTTCCCTATTGCTCGTTTTTGTAATGGCATTCCGTTTGACCGTAACGTTGAAAGCGATGTATTGCTAAAACTAGTATCACCAATTGATGCCAGCTATAACGACTACACCACAGCAGCTTGTGGCAATTATTCTTCTGATTGTATTCTCGTCAAGCTTAACGACCAACCACGGTTATTTGATGAGCTACGCACCTATATAAAAACAGAAAAATATATTCGTAAAACTTCAGCGAGTGGCACTGAACAAGAACAATTGCGTCGTGAAAAAGCCAATGAGAACATGAACCGCCGTAAACGTTTGGTTATTGAGCTTGAAGAACTCATAAAACAATCAGAGTTTTATACATTAGGCAGCCCCTTTGATGCCAAAGGAGGTTCTATTACGGTAATGTTAGACGGTGCATACCGATATATCATCGAAAACACCTTTGGCAAACTAAAGCTTATCAAGCCTTTCCAAGGCAACATCATTTTAGAAACGCAGCAAACACTCGTTGCGGGAGATACAGCTCAATTTGGCTTAGATCTCAATGGTGACGAAGCAAACCCGAAAGCAATTTTAGAAGTCGAGCAGCACATCTCGTTAAGTGATGAACACGGCTACGCTGTCACCGCTGCAGATATCATTAAAAGATTCGCTAAGCGCCCTTACGGCTGGAACACGGATGAAATTATTTTGATCTTGGCTCGCCTAGGGTTAGCCAATAAAATTATCTTCCAAGCCAATCAGCAAGATGTGCCGCTGAAGCAAGCTTATGAACATTTAAGCAAATCGCAAAAACGTTCAAACTTACGCATTCGTAAGATTAAACAGCAATCGGAAGCGAACCTTAAAAAAGCCGCCACTTTATATAAAGACCTAGGCTTTGGCACAGCACCAAACAATGAAAAAGAATTGTTCAACCTAGCAGTAGCCAATAGCGACAGTAAGCTAAAAATTTGGTTAGAAAAACTCAAAAAATTCAAGTCGATGTCATCAACAGGCTCGTATCCTGGTACAAATGAAATCGATGAAGGTATTGAGCTGATTTCAAGCCTTGCAGAACTTAAAAGCAGCTTCCAATTTGTTGACCAATTCATCGCTGCTAGTACAAGTTTATGTGATTTCGAAGAAGAATATGAAGCATTAGAGAACTTCTACGAAACCCAGTTTACTGTGTGGCAAGGGCTTGAACGAGCACTCAATATTACGTTTGCTCAAAACCGCTCATTCTTAGACAAGAGTGCCGATGCTAAACAAGCCATAGACAAGCTAGAAGCTATTTACATCAACCCTCGTCCATATCGTGAAATTCGTACAATCAAACCCTTGATAGAGCAAGTTATCAAGATTGATAAAGAGTTTGTTGAAAAGCAACGTGAGTACACCATTAACAAATTAAAGCTTCGCATTACTGAAGTTGAGACATTAGTTAAAGAGGCTGGCGCAACGGCTGAAATCAGTAACCAAGCCTTATTGCCATTCCAAAGTGCAAAAAAACGAGTTGAAAAAGAAAACACTGTTGCGCAAATTAAGCACGAATTAAGTGAGTCTAGAGAGTGGTTCAAAGAAGCTGAAACCCTAGTGAATAACTATATCCGCCTGCAAAAGGAACTGGCACGCAAAGCAAAAGAGGAAGCGGAAAAAGCAGCTAAAGGCTCTACAAACAATACAACAAGCACCACAAGTGCAACTGGAACTGACGGCACTAGCTACCCAACAGGGGCTACAACTCCCGTAAAAGTTGCTGAGCCTGCTCCAATTAAAGCCAAAGAAACCAAATCTATTGATGCAATGCAAGTTTACAACGAAGTGTGTGAAGCAACGTATATGGAAACCGTTGATGACGTTGAAAAATACATCAGTGCCCTTCGAGGCAAGCTAACTGAATTGGTGGAGTCAAACCACAAAGTTCGTATTCAATAG
- a CDS encoding DUF262 domain-containing protein gives MYQNGGSIKQLLDKVADQTLVLPAIQREFVWKPEQICQLFDSLLQGYPVGTFLYWKIKPEHRSDYQFYEFVQNYHQRDANHCVRLENMGNKEFTAVLDGQQRISSLNIGLRGCYHQKIAGKWWSSNDAFPEKHLYINLFGMPDEEGNQYQFEFLTKEKATVKSTEQYWFKVSNIFDGDIDELQDILVDELVDELGDMVDKEQRSTARKLLRKLNSLIHDKPVISYYEEADQSLEKVLNIFIRMNSGGTPLSYSDLLLSIAVAQWDNLDAREEIHSLVDELNQIGDGFSYSKDLVLKAGLMLSDIGSVGFKVENFNKENMSVLEDKWDSIKQALTVTTQLFASFGFNAQNLRADSALLPVAYYIYHQNHDESYLSKSMYAQDRANIRLWLVKSLLKASGIWGSGLDTLLTGIRTEIKNSNNDNFPIQAIENLMVSRGKSLKFEAEEIDELVELEYGNKRTFALLSVLFFGFDFSHHFHIDHIYPKGLFNRPALRKLGLDNDEIEQFIQLSNKLPNLQLLEGSINNEKRQKCRTFGMHSNGLTR, from the coding sequence ATGTATCAAAATGGCGGAAGCATAAAGCAACTATTAGACAAAGTGGCAGATCAAACACTTGTGTTACCAGCAATCCAACGTGAATTTGTTTGGAAGCCAGAACAGATCTGTCAACTATTCGATAGCCTGCTGCAAGGCTATCCTGTTGGCACATTTTTGTATTGGAAAATAAAGCCTGAGCATCGTAGCGACTATCAGTTTTATGAGTTTGTTCAAAACTACCATCAAAGAGATGCGAACCATTGTGTTCGCCTCGAAAACATGGGAAACAAAGAGTTTACTGCAGTCCTTGATGGACAACAGAGAATTAGCTCATTGAACATTGGATTAAGAGGATGCTATCACCAAAAAATTGCTGGTAAATGGTGGTCTAGTAATGATGCTTTTCCAGAAAAGCACCTTTATATCAATCTTTTTGGTATGCCTGATGAAGAGGGAAATCAGTACCAATTCGAGTTTCTTACTAAAGAAAAAGCGACAGTAAAAAGTACTGAGCAGTATTGGTTTAAAGTCTCTAATATATTTGATGGTGACATAGACGAGCTGCAAGATATTCTCGTTGACGAACTCGTCGATGAACTAGGCGATATGGTGGATAAAGAGCAGCGCTCTACAGCTAGAAAGTTGCTCCGTAAACTAAACTCATTAATTCACGATAAGCCTGTGATCTCATACTATGAAGAAGCAGATCAAAGCCTAGAGAAAGTGCTTAATATCTTTATTAGAATGAATAGTGGAGGTACACCGCTTTCCTATTCAGATCTATTATTGTCTATTGCCGTAGCGCAATGGGACAACCTAGATGCACGAGAAGAGATCCATTCATTAGTTGACGAATTAAACCAAATTGGCGACGGCTTCAGTTACAGCAAAGATCTTGTCTTAAAAGCGGGGTTAATGTTGTCAGATATCGGTAGCGTTGGCTTTAAGGTAGAAAACTTCAACAAAGAGAACATGTCCGTTTTAGAGGATAAATGGGACTCTATAAAGCAAGCGCTAACTGTGACAACGCAGTTATTTGCGAGCTTTGGCTTCAATGCCCAAAATTTACGAGCAGATAGTGCATTACTGCCTGTTGCTTACTACATCTACCATCAAAACCACGACGAAAGTTATCTATCAAAAAGCATGTATGCTCAAGATAGAGCAAATATTCGACTTTGGCTCGTTAAGTCGTTACTTAAAGCATCGGGGATCTGGGGAAGTGGTTTAGATACCTTGCTAACAGGGATTCGTACTGAAATAAAAAACAGTAATAACGATAACTTCCCCATTCAAGCTATTGAAAACTTGATGGTAAGCCGAGGTAAGTCGCTTAAGTTTGAAGCCGAAGAAATAGACGAGTTAGTCGAACTCGAATACGGTAACAAGCGCACATTTGCTTTACTGTCTGTTTTATTTTTTGGTTTTGATTTTTCGCATCACTTCCACATCGATCACATCTACCCTAAAGGTCTATTCAACCGACCAGCCCTGAGAAAGCTAGGGCTAGATAACGATGAAATTGAACAATTCATTCAGCTCTCTAATAAGCTACCTAACCTACAGTTGCTTGAAGGTTCAATTAACAATGAAAAGCGCCAAAAATGCCGCACATTTGGTATGCACAGCAATGGCCTAACGAGATAG